Sequence from the Ereboglobus luteus genome:
GCTCAAGCTCCAGCACGACTTGTTTGCCGCGCCAGTTTTCGGGAATGACAACCTCGCGCCGATACCACGCGGGGCCGATGTGAATGTGCTTTCGCTGGAGCCGCGTGAGCACTTGCAGTGTCAGCTCCGGTTTTAATGCGAGCGCCTCGCCGATGCCGGCGTCGTCGAGTGTGCCGGGCAGGCGGATTTCGCGCCATGCCGCGTCGGCGGACGGGGGAGGGCGCAGGCTCACCTGCCACTTGCCGGCCAATGACAATTCATCCTTCGCCCCCGCAAGCGTCTGGACCAATATTAGGGCGAATATAATTACTGTTTTTTTTGACATGGGATAATCAGGTTAAAATTTCGTTGTGGTGTGTGTCATTAATCAACCAGTTCCTTTTCCAATTGCTCGAGTGTTTTGCCCTTTGTTTCGGGCAGCTTGATTTTGATGAAAATAAACCCGGCGATGCAGATCGCGGCATACAGCCAGAAGGTGCCGTAGGCGCCGAGCGCGTTGTTGAGCAGCGGAAACGTGTAGGTGAGCACGAAGCACGCGCCCCACAACGCCGCCACGGCGACGGCCATCGCCGCGCCGCGTATGCGGTTGGGGAACACCTCGGAAATCACCACCCACGTCACGGGGCCGAGCGACATGGCGTAGCAGCCGATCGCGGCGAGCACGAGCAGCAGCATCGGCCAGCCTTGCACGCCTGTGAAATAACAAAACCCCATCGCCGTGTAAATGAGCGCAAGCCCCGCCGCGCCGAAAAGCATCAGCGGGCGGCGTCCGCCCTTGTCCACCGTTCCGAGCGCGACAAACGTGAACGCGAGATTCACCGAGCCCGTCCATGCGATGTTTTTCAACACGGTCGAAATGTCATATCCCGCCGCGCTAAAAATATCCTCCGCGTAATTGAATATGACATTGATGCCGCACCATTGCTGAAAGACGGCGAGCGTGATGCCCAGGATGAGCACGCCCCGCAAACGCGGGTCGAGCAGTTCGCGGAAGTTTATTTTTTCCCGCGTGGTGGTGATGGTTTGGTTGATCTCGCCAATCGCCGTTTGCGCGTAAGCCGCGCCGCCGATTTTGCCGAGGATTTTTGCGGCGTCATCCACGCGGCCTTTTGTCACGAGCCAGCGCGGACTTTCGGGAACAAAAAACATGCCGATGATAAACAGCACCGATGGCACCGCGGTGAGGCCGAACATCCAGCGCCAGCCTTGCTGGCCGAACCACGAGTTCACGATCCACTCGTTCGTCGCGCCCTCGGGCAGGTTGCGCACGAGAAACCAGTTTATGAATTGCGCCAGCAAAATGCCGATCACGATGGTGAGCTGGTTCACTGAAACGAGACGTCCGCGCAAATGCGCCGGCGCGACCTCGGCGATATACAGCGGCGAGAGATTCGACGCCAGGCCAATGGCCACGCCGCCAAGCATCCGCCAGATGATGAACAGCGTGAAGTTTGGCGCGAGGGCGTTGCCGATCGAGGTGATCGCAAATGTGAGCGCGGCCGTCATCAGCAGCCGTTTGCGTCCGAAGCGGTCGCTGAGCATGCCGGCCACCATGACGCCGACCAGGCAACCGATGAGCGCGCAACTGTTGGCCCAGCCGGAGAGCGCGGGATTATCGAGTTGGAAATAGCGCTCGAAAAAGGGCTTCGCGCCGCCGATCACGACCCAGTCGTATCCGAACAGCAAGCCGCCCAGCGCGACGACAATCGAAATGCACCAGACGTAGGCGAGGTTATAACCGGTTTTCGGCGCGGGGACTGCGGAGCCTGCGGGGACGTTGGCATTCATGGTTTTTTATATGAGGTTTGTGGTGCGATTATTTTTCCAGTTTGTTTTTCAAGTCGGCGGCCCATGCGTCGGCGTTTGTGAAAGCAAGCGTGCGCGCGAGGTGTTCGCTGGCCCGAGCCGCGTCGCCAAGGCCTTCGCAGGCGAGCGCAATCAAGAGATGGTTTTCCGCGTCGCGGCGGGCTTGCAGGTCTTCGTCAAACACAAGGATGTCGGGCAGTGACGTGGCGAAGTAGTCGATTTTCGCGCGCTCGCCCAAGCGGATTTTTGCGAAGCTTTTCATTTCCTCGAACAGCGTTTTCGCCTCTTGCTCGCGCCCGAGTTTTCGCAGCGAAAGTCCGCGATAATAACTGAGCGGGCTGTGGACGGTGACGGCCATCTCGCTGAAATCGCCCTGCTCGGCGGCGCTCATTTCGAAGTGTTTCGCGGCCTCGTCGTTTTGCCCGAGCGCCAGCAGCGCGCAACCGGTCCAGTAGTTCACATTGGCTTTGGCTTGCAGCAGGTGGTATGACTCGCCGAGCGAGTCGGGAGTGTCCATCGCCTGTTGAAATTGCTTCAGCGCCTCGTCCGCAGCCCCGCGTTCCAGCGCGTCGCAGCCAAGCAGCAGCCGCGCCCGCGTGTATTCGCGCAGCACTTTTCCCTCGCCGCCTTCCCACGGGTGAAACCGGCGCGAGAGCACGAGGTCGAGCGCCTTGGCGGGCCGGCCGGTCAGGTTATACAGCGTGGCGAGCTCGACCGATGTGTCGTCGCGCTCGTTGACCAATTCGCGCCGCGCCTCAAGCCAGGCGAGACGTTTTTCGAGCGGCTCGTTGCGCTTTTTGCAGAGCTGGTCGAATTCGTAAATCAGGCGCGGATCGTTCGGGTCGATTTCAAGAGCGCGCTCGTAGGCGGCCTTTGCATTGTCGCCGTCGTTGCGAATATTCCAATACGCGATGCCGAGGTTGCGGTGCGCGGTCGCGCATTTCGCGGAGGAGGCGGCGCAGCGCTCCCACACGGCAATCGCATCCTCGTGACGTTTTTTGTCGTAATAATAATTACCGAGCGCGTAGGCCGCGAGCGGATCGCCGCCGGGTTGCGAGAGCGCCCATTCGAGCACAACTTGCTCGTGCACGCGCGAGGGGAAGAAATATTCGAACGACGCATTGCGCGCCGCTGCGAGTTCGCGCTCGGCGGCGGCGACATCGCCGGCTTGCGCAAGCA
This genomic interval carries:
- a CDS encoding sugar porter family MFS transporter; this encodes MNANVPAGSAVPAPKTGYNLAYVWCISIVVALGGLLFGYDWVVIGGAKPFFERYFQLDNPALSGWANSCALIGCLVGVMVAGMLSDRFGRKRLLMTAALTFAITSIGNALAPNFTLFIIWRMLGGVAIGLASNLSPLYIAEVAPAHLRGRLVSVNQLTIVIGILLAQFINWFLVRNLPEGATNEWIVNSWFGQQGWRWMFGLTAVPSVLFIIGMFFVPESPRWLVTKGRVDDAAKILGKIGGAAYAQTAIGEINQTITTTREKINFRELLDPRLRGVLILGITLAVFQQWCGINVIFNYAEDIFSAAGYDISTVLKNIAWTGSVNLAFTFVALGTVDKGGRRPLMLFGAAGLALIYTAMGFCYFTGVQGWPMLLLVLAAIGCYAMSLGPVTWVVISEVFPNRIRGAAMAVAVAALWGACFVLTYTFPLLNNALGAYGTFWLYAAICIAGFIFIKIKLPETKGKTLEQLEKELVD